In Veillonellales bacterium, a single window of DNA contains:
- a CDS encoding 2-isopropylmalate synthase: MDDQVIRIFDTTLRDGEQTPGVCLEAAEKLEIAQALAKLKVDVIEAGFPVASPGDFQAVKQIAEQVKGPVIAALARADKKDIDLAWQALQQAERPCIHTFIATSDIHLEYKLKMTRAQVLAKAKEAVRYAKKFVNDVEFSAEDASRSDWNFLCQIYGAAITAGATVINVPDTVGYSTPEEFGALIRYIREHVPNIDQAEISVHCHDDLGMAVANSLAAIANGATQVECTINGLGERAGNAAMEELVMALYTRREHYHAATGMDTRQIYRTSRLVSTLTGVAVAPTKAVVGENAFAHESGIHQHGVLNNSLTYEIMQPEIVGISRNAIVLGKHSGRHAFEERLKQLGHELDGQKINELFVQFKALADRKKVVFDRDLEAMVSDKRVAIPEWYRLTRHHVVSGNNTLPMASVKLETKDGQEVEKVSDGYGPVDAAFKAIEKAVGFAIELKDFQLKAVTAGEDALGEATVWLERDGGTFIGRGLSTDVIEASAKAYVNAVNKMLAACGRPAKEQTAGGI; encoded by the coding sequence ATGGATGATCAAGTAATTCGAATTTTTGATACGACACTGCGGGACGGTGAACAGACCCCGGGCGTCTGTCTGGAAGCAGCAGAGAAGCTGGAAATTGCTCAAGCACTGGCAAAGCTAAAGGTGGACGTCATTGAAGCCGGATTTCCGGTGGCTTCACCCGGCGATTTTCAAGCTGTGAAGCAAATTGCCGAGCAGGTGAAAGGTCCGGTGATTGCCGCGCTGGCCAGAGCGGACAAGAAGGATATTGATCTGGCCTGGCAAGCGCTGCAGCAGGCTGAACGGCCCTGTATCCATACCTTTATTGCGACAAGCGATATTCATCTGGAGTACAAATTGAAAATGACCAGGGCTCAGGTTTTAGCAAAGGCGAAGGAAGCTGTCCGTTACGCCAAAAAATTTGTCAATGACGTAGAATTTTCGGCAGAAGACGCTTCCCGGTCGGATTGGAATTTTTTATGCCAGATTTATGGCGCAGCGATAACGGCCGGGGCAACTGTCATTAATGTGCCGGACACTGTGGGCTATAGTACGCCGGAAGAGTTTGGCGCCTTAATCCGCTATATCCGGGAACATGTTCCCAATATTGATCAGGCTGAAATCAGTGTTCACTGCCATGATGATTTAGGTATGGCAGTGGCCAATTCTCTGGCGGCGATTGCCAACGGAGCCACTCAGGTGGAATGTACAATCAACGGTTTGGGGGAACGGGCCGGGAATGCGGCAATGGAAGAACTGGTTATGGCCCTTTATACGCGCCGGGAGCACTATCATGCGGCAACCGGTATGGACACACGCCAAATTTACCGGACCTCCAGGCTGGTTAGTACGTTAACCGGCGTGGCAGTAGCGCCGACTAAAGCTGTTGTGGGCGAAAATGCTTTTGCTCATGAGTCGGGCATCCACCAGCATGGTGTACTGAATAATTCCTTGACTTATGAAATCATGCAGCCGGAAATTGTCGGTATCAGCCGGAATGCTATTGTCCTTGGCAAGCATTCGGGACGGCATGCCTTTGAAGAGCGGTTGAAACAATTGGGCCATGAACTGGACGGTCAGAAAATTAATGAACTTTTTGTTCAGTTCAAAGCCTTGGCTGATCGCAAAAAGGTTGTGTTCGACCGGGATCTTGAAGCAATGGTTTCCGATAAACGGGTGGCAATCCCGGAATGGTACCGTTTAACGCGGCATCATGTGGTCAGTGGTAATAATACGTTGCCGATGGCCTCCGTGAAGCTGGAGACAAAAGACGGACAAGAGGTAGAGAAGGTAAGCGATGGCTACGGTCCGGTGGATGCTGCTTTTAAGGCAATTGAAAAAGCAGTCGGGTTTGCCATTGAACTGAAAGATTTCCAATTGAAAGCGGTAACTGCCGGTGAAGATGCTTTAGGGGAAGCAACCGTATGGCTGGAGCGGGACGGCGGCACTTTCATCGGGCGGGGTCTTAGCACCGATGTCATTGAGGCCAGCGCCAAGGCTTATGTGAATGCGGTCAATAAAATGCTGGCGGCCTGCGGCCGGCCGGCAAAAGAACAAACAGCAGGGGGGATTTAG
- the leuC gene encoding 3-isopropylmalate dehydratase large subunit produces the protein MGMTMTEKIFARHSGQSKLEPGQLIQCKVDVVLGNDITTPPAIREFEKIGRPVFDPEKIVLMPDHFTPNKDIKSAEMAKTVREFARKHQITHYYEVGRMGIEHVFLPEAGLVAPGEVIIGADSHTCTYGAVGAFATGVGSTDMAAAMASGETWFKVPSAIQVNVTGTLPEWVCGKDVILTLIGMIGVDGARYQSLEFTGEGVKSLSMTDRLTIANMAIEAGAKNGIFPVDEITREYVTGRVQKPYTVESADADAVYSRRININLSQLTPVVALPHLPENVRPVADLQPTPIDQVVIGSCTNGRIEDLAQAASVMSGQKVHPRVRTIVIPGSQAVYLEAMRRGYTEIFIQAGAAVSTPTCGPCLGGHMGILAAGERAVSTTNRNFRGRMGHVDSEVYLAGPAVAAASAILGRIGAPGEVVK, from the coding sequence ATGGGAATGACAATGACGGAGAAGATATTTGCCCGCCATTCCGGGCAATCAAAGCTGGAGCCGGGACAATTAATTCAATGCAAGGTTGATGTGGTATTAGGCAATGATATTACAACGCCGCCGGCAATCCGGGAATTTGAGAAAATCGGCCGGCCGGTGTTTGATCCGGAAAAGATTGTCCTGATGCCGGATCATTTTACGCCGAATAAGGATATCAAGTCGGCGGAAATGGCGAAGACCGTGCGGGAATTTGCCCGGAAGCATCAGATTACCCATTATTACGAAGTAGGCAGAATGGGCATTGAACATGTATTTTTGCCGGAAGCCGGTTTGGTGGCGCCGGGAGAGGTCATTATCGGCGCCGATTCCCACACTTGCACCTATGGGGCGGTGGGGGCCTTTGCCACAGGCGTCGGCTCGACGGATATGGCGGCGGCAATGGCCAGCGGTGAAACCTGGTTTAAAGTACCGTCAGCGATACAGGTAAACGTAACCGGAACACTGCCGGAATGGGTATGCGGCAAGGACGTGATTCTGACACTGATCGGCATGATCGGTGTGGATGGGGCCCGCTATCAGTCACTGGAATTTACCGGCGAGGGAGTTAAGTCCCTGTCCATGACCGATCGGTTGACGATTGCCAATATGGCTATCGAAGCCGGAGCAAAAAACGGCATCTTCCCGGTGGATGAAATTACCCGGGAGTATGTTACCGGGCGGGTTCAAAAGCCCTATACGGTGGAAAGTGCCGATGCTGACGCTGTATATAGCAGAAGGATAAACATTAATCTCAGTCAACTCACTCCGGTAGTGGCGCTGCCCCATTTGCCGGAAAATGTCCGCCCGGTGGCAGATTTGCAGCCGACGCCAATTGATCAGGTGGTAATCGGCTCCTGTACCAATGGCCGGATTGAGGATCTGGCCCAGGCGGCAAGCGTAATGTCCGGTCAAAAGGTGCACCCCAGGGTGCGGACTATTGTGATACCCGGCAGTCAGGCAGTTTACCTGGAAGCCATGCGGCGGGGCTATACCGAAATCTTTATTCAGGCCGGAGCCGCAGTCAGCACTCCCACCTGCGGGCCGTGCCTGGGCGGACATATGGGAATCCTTGCCGCCGGGGAGCGGGCGGTATCTA